One region of Pygocentrus nattereri isolate fPygNat1 chromosome 14, fPygNat1.pri, whole genome shotgun sequence genomic DNA includes:
- the LOC108427385 gene encoding ferritin, middle subunit, translating to MESQIRQNYHRDCEAAINRMVNMELFASYTYTSMAYYFSRDDVALEGFAHFFKECSHEEREHAEKLLSFQNKRGGRIFLQDIKKPERDEWGTGLEAMQCALQLEKNVNQALLDLHKIASEKVDPHLCDFLETHYLNEQVEAIKKLGDHITNLSKMDAGNNRMAEYLFDKHTLGSKS from the exons ATGGAGTCTCAGATCCGTCAGAACTACCACCGCGACTGCGAGGCCGCTATTAACAGGATGGTGAACATGGAGCTTTTTGCCTCCTACACCTACACCTCCATG GCCTACTACTTCTCCAGGGATGACGTTGCCCTCGAAGGTTTTGCCCATTTCTTCAAGGAGTGCAGCCATGAGGAACGTGAGCATGCCGAGAAGCTCCTCTCCTTCCAGAACAAGAGAGGTGGACGCATTTTCCTCCAGGACATCAAG AAACCTGAGCGAGATGAGTGGGGAACTGGACTGGAGGCCATGCAGTGTGCTCTGCAGCTGGAGAAGAATGTGAACCAGGCTCTGCTGGACCTGCACAAGATCGCCTCCGAGAAGGTTGACCCTCAT CTGTGCGACTTCCTGGAGACTCACTACCTCAATGAGCAAGTGGAGGCCATCAAGAAACTGGGTGACCACATCACCAACCTCTCCAAGATGGATGCTGGCAACAACAGGATGGCAGAGTACTTGTTTGACAAGCACACTCTGGGGAGCAAGAGCTAA
- the LOC108427383 gene encoding ferritin, middle subunit-like: protein MESQIRQNYHRDCEAAINRMVNMEFYASYTYTSMAYYFSRDDVALEGFAHFFKENSHEEREHAEKFLEFQNKRGGRIFLQDIKKPERDEWGNGLEAMQCALQLEKKVNQALLDLHKLATEKGDPHLCDFLESHYLNEQVEMIKKLGDHITNLTKMDAGNNRMAEYLFDKHTLGSKS, encoded by the exons ATGGAGTCTCAGATCCGTCAGAACTACCACCGCGACTGCGAGGCTGCCATCAACAGGATGGTGAACATGGAGTTTTACGCCTCCTACACCTACACCTCCATG GCCTACTACTTCTCTCGGGATGATGTGGCCCTCGAGGGTTTCGCCCATTTCTTCAAGGAGAACAGCCATGAGGAGCGTGAGCATGCTGAGAAGTTTCTGGAATTCCAGAACAAGAGAGGTGGACGCATTTTCCTCCAGGATATCAAG AAACCTGAGCGTGATGAGTGGGGAAATGGACTGGAGGCCATGCAGTGCGCCCTGCAACTGGAAAAGAAGGTCAACCAGGCTCTGCTGGACCTGCACAAGCTGGCCACAGAGAAGGGTGACCCTCAT CTGTGTGACTTCCTGGAGTCGCACTACCTGAACGAGCAGGTGGAGATGATCAAGAAACTGGGTGACCACATCACTAACCTCACCAAGATGGACGCTGGAAACAACAGGATGGCTGAGTACCTGTTTGACAAGCACACTCTGGGGAGCAAGAGCTAA
- the LOC108427382 gene encoding ferritin, middle subunit-like, protein MESQIRQNYHRDCEAAINRMVNMELYASYTYTSMAFYFSRDDVALKGFAHFFKENSHEEREHAEKLLEFQNKRGGRIFLQDIKKPERDEWGTGLEAMQCALQLEKKVNQALLDLHRIATEKGDPHLCDFLESHYLNEQVEMIKKLGHYITNLTKMDTGNNKMAEYLFDKHTLGSKS, encoded by the exons ATGGAGTCTCAGATCCGTCAGAACTACCACCGCGACTGCGAGGCTGCCATCAACAGGATGGTGAACATGGAGCTTTACGCCTCCTACACCTACACCTCCATG GCCTTCTACTTCTCAAGGGATGATGTGGCCCTCAAGGGTTTTGCTCACTTCTTCAAGGAGAACAGCCATGAGGAACGCGAGCATGCTGAGAAGCTTCTGGAATTCCAGAACAAGAGAGGTGGACGCATTTTCCTCCAGGACATCAAG AAACCTGAGCGTGATGAGTGGGGAACTGGACTGGAGGCCATGCAGTGTGCCCTGCAGTTGGAGAAGAAGGTCAACCAGGCTCTGTTGGACCTGCACAGGATCGCCACAGAGAAGGGTGACCCTCAT CTGTGTGACTTCCTGGAGTCGCACTACCTGAATGAGCAGGTGGAGATGATCAAAAAGCTGGGTCACTACATCACCAACCTCACCAAGATGGACACTGGAAACAACAAGATGGCCGAGTACCTGTTTGACAAGCACACTCTGGGGAGCAAGAGCTAA
- the LOC108427384 gene encoding ferritin, middle subunit-like, with protein sequence MQASQIRQNYHYDCEAAVNRMVNMELCASYTYTSMAFYFCRDDVALEGFCHFFKENCHQEQAEKLLSFQNKRGGPIFLQDIKKPERNEWGTGLEAMQCALQLEKKVNQALLDLHKIAMEREDPHLCDFLESHFLNKQVEMIKKLGDHITNLTKMDAGNNRMSEYLFDKHTLES encoded by the exons ATGCAGGCGTCACAGATCCGCCAGAACTACCACTACGACTGCGAGGCCGCCGTTAACAGGATGGTGAACATGGAGCTCTGCGCCTCCTACACCTACACCTCTATG GCTTTCTACTTCTGTCGGGATGATGTAGCCCTTGAAGGCTTCTGCCATTTCTTCAAGGAGAACTGCCATCAGGAGCAAGCAGAGAAGCTTCTGTCCTTTCAGAACAAGAGAGGTGGACCCATTTTCCTCCAGGACATCAAG AAACCTGAACGCAATGAGTGGGGAACTGGACTGGAGGCCATGCAGTGCGCTCTGCAGCTAGAGAAGAAGGTCAACCAGGCTCTACTGGACCTGCATAAGATAGCCATGGAGAGGGAAGACCCTCAT CTGTGTGACTTCCTGGAGTCGCACTTCCTGAACAAGCAGGTAGAGATGATCAAGAAGCTGGGGGACCACATCACCAACCTCACCAAGATGGACGCTGGAAACAACAGGATGTCCGAGTACCTGTTTGACAAGCACACTCTTGAGAGCTAA